A stretch of the Mesorhizobium huakuii genome encodes the following:
- a CDS encoding cyclic nucleotide-binding domain-containing protein — MLLKDEVGMLQRVPLFSGIEPAKLKLLAFTSDRVSYSAGEILFRQGDEGDAAYVILSGRADILVDSDSGPIKVAELVPNSIVGEIAILCNSSRTATVRAASQLEALRIRKDHFLRLMKEFPEMTIEMVRVLADRLSHTTADLIDARSAK; from the coding sequence ATGCTGCTCAAGGATGAGGTTGGAATGCTGCAACGCGTTCCCTTGTTCTCCGGCATAGAGCCGGCAAAGCTCAAGCTGCTTGCGTTCACATCCGATCGCGTGAGCTACAGCGCCGGCGAAATCCTTTTCCGACAGGGAGACGAGGGGGACGCCGCTTATGTCATCCTTTCAGGCAGGGCGGATATTCTGGTCGATTCCGACAGCGGACCGATAAAAGTTGCCGAACTGGTGCCGAATTCGATTGTTGGCGAGATCGCCATATTGTGCAACAGCTCCCGCACCGCCACCGTCAGAGCCGCAAGTCAGCTGGAAGCCTTGAGAATCCGCAAGGATCATTTCCTGAGGCTTATGAAGGAGTTCCCGGAAATGACCATCGAGATGGTGCGGGTTCTTGCCGATCGCCTAAGCCATACGACCGCGGATCTGATCGACGCACGAAGCGCCAAGTGA